One window of Medicago truncatula cultivar Jemalong A17 chromosome 2, MtrunA17r5.0-ANR, whole genome shotgun sequence genomic DNA carries:
- the LOC11442919 gene encoding heat shock 70 kDa protein, translating into MATRKSKAIGIDLGTSYSCIAVWRNNRVEIIPNDQGNRVTPSYVAFTDTERLIGDAAKNQLAKYPHNTVFDAKRLIGRRFSDQTVQQDIKLWPFKVVPNHKDKPMIVVNYKGQEKHFSPQEISSMVLSKLKEVAETYLGHEVNNAVITVPAYFNNSQRQATNDAGKIAGFNVMRIINEPTAAAIAYGLDKKMWREGEKNVLVFDLGGGTFDVSLVTIDEGMFQVKATLGDTHLGGIDFDNNLVNRLVELFHRKYKKDLKISENFKALGRLRSACEKAKRLLSSSSQTVIELDSLCGGIDLHFTVTRAFFEEINKDLFKKCMETVEKCLVEVKISKSQVHEFVLVGGSTRIPKIQQLLKNMFRVNDEVKEPCKSINPDEAVAYGAAVQAAILNTEGDKKIEDLLLLDVMPFSLGVETKGGVMSVLIPKNTMIPTKKENVFSIACDNQDSLLIKVYEGEHAKTEDNFLLGKFELSGCSLVPRKVPNINVCFDVDVNGILEVTAEDKTIGLKQKITITNKEGRLSPEEMRRMMRDAERYKAEDEEVRKKVKAKNLFENYVYEMRERVKKLEKVVEESIEWFERNQLAEIDEFEFKKQELENSMKFL; encoded by the coding sequence ATGGCAACAAGAAAAAGCAAAGCCATAGGCATTGACCTTGGTACAAGCTACAGCTGCATTGCAGTGTGGCGAAACAATCGTGTTGAGATCATTCCAAACGACCAAGGGAACCGTGTCACCCCTTCTTACGTTGCCTTCACTGACACTGAAAGATTAATAGGCGATGCTGCCAAAAACCAATTAGCCAAATATCCCCACAACACTGTTTTTGATGCCAAACGTCTGATTGGCCGTCGATTCTCTGACCAAACAGTCCAACAAGACATAAAGCTTTGGCCTTTTAAAGTTGTTCCGAACCACAAAGACAAACCCATGATTGTTGTCAATTACAAAGGCCAAGAGAAACATTTTTCACCTCAAGAGATATCTTCCATGGTGTTGTCTAAGTTAAAGGAAGTTGCTGAAACTTATTTGGGTCATGAAGTGAACAATGCTGTTATCACTGTTCCTGCCTACTTCAACAACTCACAGAGACAAGCTACAAATGATGCAGGAAAAATTGCCGGTTTTAATGTGATGAGGATCATCAACGAGCCTACTGCAGCTGCTATTGCTTATGGTTTGGACAAGAAAATGTGGAGAGAAGGTGAGAAGAATGTGCTTGTGTTTGATCTTGGTGGTGGAACATTCGATGTTTCCTTAGTGACCATTGATGAAGGAATGTTCCAGGTTAAGGCCACATTGGGAGATACTCATTTGGGTGGTATTGATTTCGATAACAATTTGGTGAACCGTCTTGTTGAATTATTTCATAGAAAGTACAAGAAGGATTTGAAGATCAGTGAGAATTTCAAAGCTTTGGGGAGGTTAAGATCAGCATGTGAGAAAGCAAAGAGGttactttcttcatcttcacaaACAGTTATTGAGCTTGATTCTCTATGTGGAGGGATTGATCTACATTTCACTGTTACTAGAGCTTTCTTTGAGGAAATAAACAAGGATTTGTTCAAAAAGTGCATGGAGACTGTGGAGAAGTGTTTGGTTGAGGTAAAAATTAGTAAAAGCCAAGTTCATGAGTTTGTTCTTGTAGGAGGGTCTACTAGAATTCCGAAGATTCAACAACTATTGAAGAATATGTTTAGAGTCAACGATGAAGTCAAAGAGCCTTGCAAAAGCATTAATCCTGATGAAGCTGTGGCTTATGGCGCCGCTGTTCAAGCAGCAATATTGAATACTGAAGGAGACAAGAAAATCGAAGACTTGTTACTGTTGGATGTTATGCCTTTTAGTCTTGGTGTTGAAACTAAAGGTGGTGTCATGTCTGTTTTGATTCCAAAGAATACTATGATCCCTACGAAAAAGGAAAATGTATTCTCTATAGCCTGTGATAATCAAGATAGTCTTTTGATCAAAGTGTATGAAGGAGAACATGCTAAGACTGAGGACAACTTTTTGCTTGGTAAATTTGAGCTCTCAGGATGCTCTTTAGTACCAAGAAAGGTTCCAAATATCAATGTTTGTTTTGATGTTGATGTTAATGGAATTTTGGAGGTTACTGCTGAAGATAAGACAATAGGGTTGAAACAGAAGATCACTATCACCAACAAGGAGGGAAGGTTGAGTCCTGAAGAGATGAGAAGAATGATGAGGGATGCCGAGCGGTATAAGGCAGAGGATGAGGAGGTTAGGAAGAAGGTGAAAGCAAAGAACTTGTTTGAGAATTATGTTTATGAAATGAGGGAGAGAGTGAAGAAACTTGAGAAGGTAGTGGAGGAAAGTATAGAATGGTTTGAAAGAAACCAATTGGCAGAAATTGATGAGTTTGAATTCAAGAAGCAGGAGTTGGAAAATAGTATGAAGTTTCTCTAA